In Lacerta agilis isolate rLacAgi1 chromosome 1, rLacAgi1.pri, whole genome shotgun sequence, the following proteins share a genomic window:
- the ORMDL1 gene encoding ORM1-like protein 1 has translation MNVGVAHSEVNPNTRVMNSRGMWLTYALGVGLLHIVLLSIPFFSVPVAWTLTNVIHNLGMYVFLHAVKGTPFETPDQGKARLLTHWEQLDYGVQFTSSRKFFTISPIILYFLASFYTKYDPAHFILNTASLLSVLIPKLPQLHGVRIFGINKY, from the exons ATGAACGTCGGGGTTGCCCACAGTGAAGTTAACCCCAACACAAGAGTAATGAACAGCAGAGGAATGTGGCTAACATACGCTCTTGGGGTTGGCTTGCTCCATATTGTCTTGCTCAGCATCCCGTTCTTCAGTGTTCCGGTTGCATGGACCTTAACCAATGTTATTCACAATTTG GGAATGTATGTATTTTTGCATGCTGTAAAGGGGACACCGTTTGAAACGCCCGACCAAGGTAAAGCAAGGCTGCTGACGCACTGGGAGCAGCTGGACTACGGCGTGCAGTTTACATCCTCCAGGAAATTCTTCACGATCTCTCCAATTATTTT GTATTTCCTGGCAAGCTTCTACACAAAATATGATCCGGCACATTTCATCCTAAACACGGCTTCTCTCTTAAGCGTACTTATTCCTAAGTTGCCACAGCTGCATGGAGTCAGAATCTTTGGGATCAACAAGTATTAA